The Brachyspira sp. SAP_772 genome includes the window AAATACTCTTTTTGTAGTTATAATAGGTATTTTATTTCCTTCAAATTTAAATCTTAACTGCGGAGCAAATATTCTTCTAGTACCAACCCCTGTTCTGTCTTTAGTATCCTCACCCTCTTCTAAAACTTTTCTTAATAATTCCAAATAGTTTTTCATAAACAATCCTAATTATTTTATATAAAGCATTATTATATATATTTAAAATATTTTATCAATAATTTTTATTTAATATTAAATTTTTTACATAGTTCTGATATCATTAACTCCTTTCTATTTTCGCAAAAAAGTATAAAATTCTCTGGTTTATAATCAATATCTGGTATCAAATTGTATATTTTATAGTCTTTTGAATTACTAATTTTTTTCTCTACCCAAGATTTAAAATCTTCAGCAGATTTAGCAGAATTTTCTGAAGCACCTAAAAATTGTAAATTTGATATATTATTTACAAGTTTTGCAACTTTATCAGGATCTAATCCCCAAGATTTTATATTTGCTTCTTTAAAAGAGCTTTTAGGATAAAGATGATCTATAGTTATTTGATCGTTAATATTAGGTATATTAATGATAGATGATAAAACTGAAAATAATAGTTTTTTATCCGTATTTTTATAATCCGTTTTTTCTACTAACTCTATAACATCTTCTTTATATAATGAAATATCCCCTCTTTTCCCTCTAAATTCAGCTCTAATACTTTCTAGCGGAAAATCATTAGAACCATTGTTTTTTATTATCTCTCTATATTTAGTTAAAGTATTATCTGAACCTCCGCCAAATATTTGCTTTATTTGAGACATTCTAAACCATTTTAAAATTTCACAAGTAATATCTTTATTAGACTCAATAAAATTATCACTGGCATTAATAGTTTTTAAAAAATATGCAATAGGCAAAACAGCATTATAAGAACTAATATATTCTTTACTATATCCATAATATTTAAGAATACTAAAAGACAATATTAAGTATTTTCTTATAGTTTCCCATAATTTTTCTATCTTTATCATATTATCTATAACAAAATTCTTAACAAAAAATTTAACATTTATATCAGCTAACATTAGAGATGATTTCATAATAAAATCTTTGTTAATATTAAATCCCAAATTGTTTATATTAAATACTAAATCTTCTATTTCTTCTCTAGCATTTTTATTTTCCCAAGTTGCTGAAATTGTAGACATAAGTAAATCAGAATAACTTAATTCTGTACCGCCGCTATTAACTCTTACAAATATATTAAGAACTTTATCTAAA containing:
- a CDS encoding DUF262 domain-containing protein, whose translation is MAHISKTISDVMDSIKDQDYILPDIQRGYVWKAEQIENLFDSLLSGYPIGSFLFWKIKSDKVKEYNFYNFIKDYHPQKNNNSSLNPSGEKEFIAILDGQQRLTSIYIGLYGSYTEKKKGAKKNTVDPFIKKYLYLNLLYSPNTEEYNTNQYEFKFLSEKEAEQRLADDKNLWIKVRDILEKELSFFIIHHSDVKKLKDENKEKVYDLINNFKSKINSDPVINYYEENSQDLDKVLNIFVRVNSGGTELSYSDLLMSTISATWENKNAREEIEDLVFNINNLGFNINKDFIMKSSLMLADINVKFFVKNFVIDNMIKIEKLWETIRKYLILSFSILKYYGYSKEYISSYNAVLPIAYFLKTINASDNFIESNKDITCEILKWFRMSQIKQIFGGGSDNTLTKYREIIKNNGSNDFPLESIRAEFRGKRGDISLYKEDVIELVEKTDYKNTDKKLLFSVLSSIINIPNINDQITIDHLYPKSSFKEANIKSWGLDPDKVAKLVNNISNLQFLGASENSAKSAEDFKSWVEKKISNSKDYKIYNLIPDIDYKPENFILFCENRKELMISELCKKFNIK